In one window of Pseudodesulfovibrio sp. S3 DNA:
- a CDS encoding metal-dependent hydrolase, with amino-acid sequence MPDYRGHLAGGLFFGVMGLVGAILLGWLVFEPLLAGGLIGFCLLGALFPDVDTNSKGQNLYYAVFVLVDLGLILKGLYAWAAWFGLFSMLPAVGTHRGWTHTWWAMLVVPLPILVIPFFMQSEGLALGFIPFYGAFVLGYASHLILDGKFR; translated from the coding sequence ATGCCTGATTACAGAGGACATCTTGCCGGAGGTCTTTTTTTTGGCGTCATGGGATTGGTGGGAGCCATCCTGTTGGGCTGGCTGGTCTTTGAGCCGCTACTTGCCGGCGGATTGATCGGTTTCTGTCTTCTCGGGGCTCTTTTCCCGGATGTGGATACCAATTCCAAGGGACAAAATCTGTATTATGCGGTGTTTGTTCTGGTGGATCTCGGGCTGATCCTCAAGGGGCTTTACGCATGGGCCGCCTGGTTCGGGTTGTTTTCCATGCTTCCTGCTGTGGGGACTCATCGCGGTTGGACACATACTTGGTGGGCGATGCTTGTCGTCCCCCTGCCCATACTGGTTATTCCGTTTTTCATGCAGTCGGAGGGTCTGGCACTTGGATTCATTCCGTTTTATGGAGCCTTTGTTCTGGGCTACGCTTCTCACCTGATATTAGACGGTAAATTCCGATAG
- a CDS encoding TetR/AcrR family transcriptional regulator — protein MSKKERILLAAQEIFARCGYAGTTMKMVAEQAGVASGLVFHYYDSKENLFMVAGSELIDTMITVLRDKTMEARNGCEALSVFVKAYLDFTIENESTFPTIIRCSPFSDDNPDLDRNKIGAKFRELIDMIDEFIVRGMEDGSIVDLPATQTAFMVYANIVGAVRTRFLTPYDIPGLYEEARAFVVRSVCATS, from the coding sequence ATGTCGAAGAAAGAGAGGATTCTCCTGGCTGCCCAGGAAATATTCGCTCGTTGCGGATATGCTGGAACAACCATGAAGATGGTTGCCGAGCAGGCCGGTGTAGCCTCGGGATTAGTCTTTCATTACTATGATTCCAAGGAAAACCTGTTCATGGTGGCGGGTTCTGAGTTGATTGATACCATGATCACCGTCCTGCGTGACAAGACCATGGAAGCCCGGAACGGGTGTGAAGCGCTCAGTGTGTTCGTCAAGGCGTATCTTGATTTTACCATCGAGAATGAAAGCACTTTTCCTACGATCATCCGCTGTTCACCGTTCAGCGATGATAACCCCGATCTCGACAGAAATAAAATTGGTGCAAAGTTTCGTGAGCTTATTGATATGATTGATGAATTTATAGTTCGTGGAATGGAAGACGGATCTATTGTCGACCTGCCTGCGACTCAGACGGCGTTCATGGTTTACGCCAATATTGTCGGTGCGGTCCGCACTCGGTTCCTGACCCCCTATGATATTCCCGGACTCTATGAGGAAGCTAGGGCGTTCGTTGTGCGCAGTGTCTGTGCTACGTCCTGA
- a CDS encoding SufD family Fe-S cluster assembly protein yields the protein MNKVDLKDFKFDGLQQEAIVDLNALSDDDKNQLLMAGVVSDLSTRSASYLQMDQSAVHCQSRDEGVEIMDIKDALKKYDGLKDYYWTLVDRDKDEFTKSASDNLHGGYFIRVKAGAKIKDPIQSCLMLKSEHVGQNVHNMVIIEEEAEAHIITGCSVAHGTKAGAHLGISEFFVKKNASLTFTMVHNWSDAVAVRPRSAGVVEEGGTFLNNYVLLKPVKDLQMYPSIALNGPNAVARFNSVVVATEGSHLDMGNRVIMNAPNTRCEIIARTIAAGGTIINRGHIAAHHVPSKGHLECQGLILGGGRIWAIPELDGTEEGVELSHEASVGKIAQEEIEYLMARGLDENEATSTIVRGFLNTDIMGLPDRLQKEIDKQIEELQNSDSM from the coding sequence ATGAACAAAGTAGATCTGAAAGATTTCAAATTTGACGGGCTTCAGCAGGAGGCCATCGTTGACCTGAACGCCTTGTCCGATGATGACAAGAACCAGCTGCTCATGGCTGGTGTGGTTTCGGACTTGAGCACACGTTCGGCCTCCTATCTGCAAATGGACCAGTCCGCAGTCCACTGTCAGTCCAGGGACGAAGGCGTCGAGATTATGGATATCAAGGATGCCTTGAAGAAGTATGACGGCCTCAAGGACTACTACTGGACACTGGTGGACAGGGATAAGGACGAATTCACCAAATCTGCCTCTGACAATCTGCACGGCGGCTATTTCATTCGGGTCAAGGCCGGTGCCAAGATCAAGGATCCCATCCAGTCCTGTCTCATGCTCAAATCCGAGCATGTAGGCCAGAATGTCCATAATATGGTCATCATCGAGGAAGAGGCCGAGGCGCACATTATCACCGGATGTTCAGTGGCGCATGGGACCAAGGCCGGGGCGCATTTGGGTATATCCGAATTTTTCGTGAAGAAAAATGCCTCGTTGACCTTTACCATGGTTCATAATTGGTCCGATGCCGTGGCTGTCCGGCCCCGATCCGCCGGTGTTGTCGAAGAGGGCGGCACGTTTCTGAATAACTATGTCTTGCTCAAGCCGGTCAAGGATCTTCAGATGTATCCATCCATCGCATTGAACGGTCCCAATGCCGTGGCCCGCTTCAATTCCGTGGTGGTTGCCACCGAGGGATCGCACCTGGATATGGGCAATCGCGTGATCATGAACGCTCCCAATACACGGTGTGAGATCATAGCCCGGACCATTGCCGCAGGCGGTACTATCATCAACCGAGGACATATCGCGGCTCATCATGTTCCCAGCAAGGGGCATCTGGAATGTCAGGGCCTGATTCTGGGCGGTGGACGGATTTGGGCCATCCCGGAGTTGGATGGCACGGAAGAGGGCGTTGAATTGTCCCACGAGGCTTCGGTGGGCAAAATAGCCCAGGAAGAGATCGAATATCTCATGGCTCGTGGGCTGGACGAGAATGAAGCGACCTCCACCATTGTCAGAGGGTTTCTGAACACCGACATAATGGGGCTGCCGGACCGGCTGCAGAAAGAAATTGATAAGCAAATCGAAGAATTGCAGAATTCTGATTCTATGTAG
- a CDS encoding ABC transporter ATP-binding protein codes for MLTIEDLHVNIGDKEVLKGINLQINAGETFILFGPNGSGKTSLLMALMGFSGYEVTKGKIIFKGEDVTSAPMYERARLGLGMSFQRPPTIHGLRTRHLVDMCSRKGTVNTDMLAEIVNMTEFLDRDINAGFSGGEIKRSELLQLMAQQPDLVLFDEPESGVDMENMQLVGKVARDVLDGNFKVAPELSLKERKQQTRTAGLIITHTGYILDYVNADRGQVLFQGHLCCEGRPRDILDHIREHGYQECVRCMN; via the coding sequence ATGCTGACCATAGAAGACTTGCATGTCAACATCGGCGACAAAGAGGTTCTCAAAGGAATCAATCTCCAGATTAATGCTGGGGAGACGTTCATACTTTTCGGACCAAACGGGTCGGGCAAGACTTCTCTGCTCATGGCCCTGATGGGGTTCTCCGGGTATGAAGTCACCAAAGGGAAAATTATTTTCAAGGGTGAAGACGTCACCTCCGCTCCCATGTACGAGCGCGCCCGTCTTGGTTTGGGCATGTCCTTTCAGCGCCCGCCGACCATTCATGGACTGCGGACCCGCCACCTGGTGGACATGTGTTCCCGCAAGGGAACCGTGAACACCGACATGCTTGCAGAAATTGTGAACATGACCGAATTCCTGGACCGGGATATCAATGCCGGATTCTCTGGTGGCGAGATCAAGCGTTCGGAATTGCTTCAGCTCATGGCCCAACAACCAGATTTGGTGCTTTTTGATGAGCCGGAATCCGGCGTGGACATGGAGAACATGCAGTTGGTGGGCAAAGTGGCTCGGGACGTGCTGGACGGCAACTTCAAGGTTGCTCCCGAGCTGAGTCTCAAAGAGCGCAAGCAGCAGACCCGGACCGCTGGACTGATCATTACACACACCGGGTATATTCTTGACTATGTCAACGCTGACCGTGGTCAGGTGCTGTTTCAGGGGCATCTGTGCTGTGAGGGTCGCCCCAGGGACATTCTGGACCACATCCGCGAGCACGGCTACCAGGAATGTGTCCGCTGCATGAACTAG
- a CDS encoding Smr/MutS family protein, whose translation MKKKRINNLGDLKQIKFKKEKEDFYSLPYVKNEPPKEKVNPCDGPPDEEIFLAAMQGVEKMNDSGGRQVPVPAETGPSRCVSPEEEATNDLQRFMHGDIEFELEYTEEFMYGYVRGLDIKIFQQLKAGSLSVAAHLDLHGMTSDQARDSLLFFIHESYLQNHRCVLVVTGRGKNSPGGQAILRTEAETWLTKEPLRRVVLAFCTAQPKHGGAGALYVLLRKQKKTQGKVKWDTMVNWDNNG comes from the coding sequence ATGAAGAAAAAGCGCATAAACAACCTTGGCGATCTCAAGCAGATCAAATTCAAGAAGGAAAAAGAAGACTTCTATTCCCTTCCGTATGTGAAAAATGAGCCTCCAAAGGAAAAAGTCAACCCCTGTGACGGACCTCCTGATGAAGAAATTTTTCTGGCAGCCATGCAGGGAGTCGAAAAAATGAACGACTCAGGCGGCCGCCAGGTCCCTGTGCCCGCAGAAACCGGCCCGTCCAGATGCGTCTCTCCCGAAGAGGAGGCCACCAACGACCTGCAACGGTTCATGCACGGCGACATCGAATTCGAACTCGAATACACCGAGGAATTCATGTACGGCTATGTACGCGGGTTGGATATCAAGATTTTCCAGCAACTCAAGGCCGGTTCCTTGAGCGTGGCAGCCCATCTCGACCTGCACGGCATGACTTCGGACCAGGCACGGGACAGCCTGCTTTTCTTCATTCACGAAAGCTACCTGCAAAATCATCGCTGCGTGCTGGTGGTGACCGGACGTGGCAAGAACTCCCCTGGCGGCCAGGCGATCCTGCGCACAGAGGCCGAGACCTGGCTGACCAAGGAACCGCTCAGACGCGTTGTCCTGGCCTTTTGCACTGCACAGCCCAAACACGGCGGCGCAGGAGCCCTGTATGTTCTCCTGCGCAAGCAAAAGAAGACTCAGGGCAAGGTCAAGTGGGATACCATGGTGAATTGGGACAATAACGGCTAG